The Toxoplasma gondii ME49 chromosome XII, whole genome shotgun sequence genome includes a region encoding these proteins:
- a CDS encoding acylaminoacyl-peptidase, putative (encoded by transcript TGME49_246800) translates to MFNSLFAAVVRLAQKPPKMPGHSRRSGSPQPKTREAIHARRVRGAFSVCTESVIQCLSARIAEPKGSDSAQQSIVVLGQQKLLKERRLIGMTARIPKCDFVTAWPLGAPPALTVLSPSGHFFASIVESAAAKPEKSRPGCPLSSASPEFRIELFGRGPQHTGPVVALEAPRGTKPWSSAVGGGAFCPGKEELFVYVAEARKREGGDPDDGSNSINGEDKKADSLDAYEFRTHWGEQLVGQRKGRLVLTDFRKQRAQVLTPPESETACGQPRFLSDGSGIVCSVWDLEPYCLGLIYCMNRRSKVCLAQLPSPNKTEEGSADERKASEEPRVETLDCDWIELSGDEDFAAWSPTVLLDHPDADRNVQRIAFLALEKDKPETLPHMCAPRVKAVTLRRENAFSRWEVVERQTLAEAVSLPQGEETSLFSTGSVPYSGIYTDRLGPWVHKDFLFLNTFIGARRTVVILSAYGEGCFGELRLEGDSLRVKKGSPPENQQDLSCPGVSLFLHDVAPNWLLLESSALDTPPQLVLAKLEISCENSSAAVHTIFAGSLSLGGSADPQALLPWSPFAQLKAHLKKLEFQYLSGSRHTLLRWKESPRRDGQRALAVVLHGGPHSVSANMFSAEATFLTFLGFDVFAVNYRGSLGFGQEELLSLLGKAGRQDVDDVKEAVSDLIASDPDAYTPARTVVVGGSHGGFLTCHLIGQFPDLFAAASTRNPVTNLASMVVESDIPDWCAAEGLHRKFHPSFGLTENDIVALYKASPVAYAQHVKTPLLLGIGSADLRVPACQGIAFHKMLLGQGSSTRLLFYPDEDHRIDRPTCSEDYWINTALWFAAHTGTLDALNDDVLPACTL, encoded by the exons ATGTTCAACTCCCTGTTTGCTGCAGTCGTGAGACTCGCGCAAAAGCCCCCCAAAATGCCTGGTCactcgcgaagaagcggctcTCCGCAGCCGAAGACCCGCGAAGCCATACACGCGCGGAGAGTGCGTGGCGCGTTCTCTGTGTGTACGGAATCTGTAATTCAGTGTCTCAGTGCACGAATCGCAGAACCAAAGGGTTCTGATTCTGCTCAGCAATCGATCGTTGTCTTGGGCCAGCAG AAGCTGCTCAAGGAAAGGCGCCTTATAGGCATGACAGCACGAATACCGAAGTGTGACTTCGTGACGGCCTGGCCACTTGGTGCGCCGCCTGCGCTCACAGTTCTGTCGCCCTCCG GTCACTTTTTTGCCAGCATCGTGGAGTCTGCGGCCGCAAAGCCGGAGAAGTCGCGGCCAGGgtgtcctctttcttctgcctctccagagTTCCGAATCGAACTCTTTGGGAGGGGTCCACAGCACACGGGGCCGGTGGTTGCCCTTGAGGCTCCTCGCGGGACAAAGCCATGGAGCAGCGCAGTCGGTGGAGGCGCCTTCTGTCCAGGAAAAGAGGAGCT ATTCGTGTACGTggcagaggcgaggaagcgcgaggGCGGAGATCCTGACGACGGGTCGAACTCAATAAatggagaagacaagaaagctGACAGCCTGGACGCCTACGAGTTCAGGACACACTGGGGAGAACAGCTCGTGGGACAGCGGAAGGGTCGCCTCGTCCTGACGGATTTCCGAAAACAGCGTGCACAGGTGCTGACGCCTCCCGAGTcggagactgcatgcggtcAG CCGCGCTTCCTGTCCGACGGCTCCGGCATTGTCTGTTCTGTCTGGGACCTGGAGCCGTACTG TCTGGGCCTCATCTACTGCATGAATCGACGGAGCAAAGTTTGCCTTGCGCAGCTGCCATCGCCGAACAAGACGGAGGAAGGATCAGCGGACGAAAGAAAGGCAAGCGAGGAACCGCGTGTGGAGACCCTCGATTGCGACTGGATTGAGCTTTCTGGCGACGAAGACTTTGCCGCTTGGAGTCCGACGGTTCTCCTCGACCACCCCGATGCCGATCGCAACGTCCAGCGCatcgcttttctcgctctcgagaaagacaaa CCAGAGACGTTGCCACACATGTGCGCGCCTCGCGTCAAGGCTGTGACGCTCCgccgagaaaacgcgttttcgaGATGGGAGGTGGTCGAGCGCCAGACACTTGCAGAAgcagtctctcttcctcagggagaagaaacgtctCTTTTCTCAACTGGATCCGTTCCGTATTCTGGAATCTACACCGACCGGCTTGGCCCTTGGGTTCACAAagacttcctcttcctcaacACGTTTATCGGCGCCAGAAGGACTGTAGTAATTCTCAGTGCCTACGGAG AAGGGTGTTTCGGCGAGCTTCGTCTTGAGGGAGATTCGCTTCGAGTGAAGAAAGGGTCTCCGCCGGAAAACCAACAAGATCTGTCTTGTCCAggggtctctctctttctccacgacGTCGCCCCCAACTGGTTGTTGCTTGAGAGCAGCGCACTTGACACTCCTCCTCAGCTTGTCTTAGCAAAACTGGAGATCTCCTGTGAGAACTCTTCCGCGGCTGTCCACACCATTTTTGCGgggtctctctccctcggtGGCTCCGCTGACCCCCAG GCGCTATTGCCTTGGAGTCCGTTCGCGCAGCTGAAAGCCCATCTCAAGAAGCTCGAATTTCAGTATCTTTCGGGTTCTCGACACACGCTGCTAAGGTGGAAAGAATCTCCGAGACGCGATGGGCAGAGAGCGCTGGCGGTGGTTCTTCACGGCGGTCCTCATTCTGTTTCTGCAAACATGTTTAGTGCCGAGGCGACTTTCCTGACGTTTCTTG GGTTCGACGTCTTCGCTGTCAATTATCGGGGATCGCTCGGATTCGGACAAGAGGAGTTGCTCTCCCTTCTTG gaAAAGCGGGACGGCAGGATGTTGATGATGTGAAAGAAGCTGTCAGTGACTTAATCGCGAG CGATCCGGACGCTTACACGCCTGCGAGGACGGTCGTCGTAGGCGGTTCGCACGGCGGTTTCCTCACATGTCATCTCATCGGGCAG TTCCCAGATTTGTTTGCGGCGGCTTCAACAAGGAACCCCGTCACAAATTTAGCCTCGATGGTGGTAGAAAGCGATATTCCAG ACTGGTGTGCCGCGGAAGGACTTCACAGAAAATTCCACCCTTCTTTCGGGCTGACGGAAAATGACATTGTGGCTCTTTACAAAGCGTCACCGGTCGCCTACGCGCAACACGTCAAAACGCCTCTCCTTTTGGGTATCGGCAGCGCGGACCTCCGA GTACCCGCTTGTCAGGGCATTGCATTCCACAAAATGCTGCTTGGACAAG GGAGTTCAACGCGCTTGCTTTTCTATCCGGATGAGGACCACAGAATTGACCGGCCGACCTGCTCAGAGGATTACTGGATCAACACTGCTCTGTGGTTTGCAGCGCACACTGGAACCCTTGACGCTCTGAACGATGACGTGCTTCCAGCTTGCACGCTTTGA
- a CDS encoding hypothetical protein (encoded by transcript TGME49_246780~Predicted trans-membrane domain (TMHMM2.0):177-200:234-257:263-286:326-346:604-623:632-655), giving the protein MRKLSCFGGSDAVRLPACRCVADNSAASTWGSVRGTQVSVPRSHNAACDGAFSSITEQCPRLEECNSANGCPGFAPQENPPVAASRQTCATSRGTANNLEAWASLLTAAGGQQKCDCSALAIGGKAASCSCRQGAGEEFLRHSQFRTADATQKQLRCRLSQRTPCIWTTPRRENPAHFYFIRLLWLFVYFLVVDIVMAVVGVSSDYFYMTDPQPQLKDRVHDWIFGGTPPSALPEYVADCLTVALLVLTGVRHLFFVRLPLSVMIICRCIAIIITVYVLRTIAIFVTTMPAPVEPCTPPPEIATASGFMMQAFLAASFQVSLCTDMIVSGHTLTTSICMATWLFYNNCNKNDDRDSDVILFYYLLDQVRSRWARCLARCRSRAGRGGHKKLRDQMRKEHSKPASARVAYSRSGGGRTPLRGYAEVAADGRRPADEAPDLHACESVVEKEVLRIQTGDGGSSGGGRQSSAVRGGEAGSVKEELEEIALNVESSSSHPESPHWLTSEQEEEVDGQQLEVPGTVRLAEAKQELCATFGESSEDSCTQQKETAFSLRRGKADGEVQLASRIGDRSAERHTSKSVTKKSKTKSSGAWLHSCWAKMCEWNLLGVYCVLHGAATIVVIDFSFCHYTVDVCFGLLVGFAIYTAYHMILSLIWVEKANAAWLATVATGDGAAPCSGCLDTETSRHFGKSHDEVETFRQQSGSSGAMETTRAHAAAGRKFDGRSLVDGLRGEVCDPRAVAAAAILDFPLIRIFAFLIRRLEGLD; this is encoded by the coding sequence ATGCGAAAATTGTCTTGTTTCGGGGGGTCCGACGCCGTCCGGCTCCCTGCGTGTCGCTGTGTCGCGGACAACAGTGCCGCCTCCACCTGGGGTTCCGTTCGCGGGACTCAAGTTTCTGTTCCCCGCTCCCACAACGCAGCCTGCGACggcgcgttttcttccatcACGGAGCAGTGTCCTCGCCTTGAAGAATGCAACTCTGCGAACGGGTGTCCCGGGTTCGCTCCGCAAGAGAATCCTCCGGTTGCAGCCTCGCGGCAAACTTGCGCGACGAGTCGGGGAACAGCGAACAACTTGGAAGCGTGGGCTTCGTTGTTGACCGCTGCGGGAGGCCAGCAGAAATGCGATTGCTCGGCTCTTGCCATCGGTGGGAAAGCCGCGTCGTGTTCTTGTCGTCAAGGAGCTGGAGAGGAATTCCTCAGGCATTCGCAGTTCCGGACTGCGgacgcgacgcagaagcagctgcggTGCAGGCTCTCGCAGCGCACACCATGTATCTGGACCACGCCGCGCCGGGAGAATCCGGCACACTTTTACTTcattcgtcttctctggTTATTTGTTtacttcctcgtcgtcgacATTGTCATGGCGGTTGTGGGAGTCAGCTCGGACTACTTCTACATGACGGACCCTCAGCCGCAGCTGAAGGACCGCGTCCACGACTGGATTTTCGGCGGCACTCCTCCCTCGGCGTTGCCCGAGTACGTCGCAGACTGTCTGACTGTCGCTCTGCTCGTCTTAACTGGAGTTCGACACCTCTTTttcgttcgccttcctctcagCGTCATGATTATCTGCCGCTGCATCGCAATCATCATCACCGTCTACGTGCTGCGAACGATCGCGATCTTTGTGACGACGATGCCCGCCCCCGTCGAACCATGCACACCGCCTCCGGAGATCGCCACTGCGAGTGGCTTCATGATGCAGGCGtttctcgccgcctccttccAGGTCTCGCTCTGCACAGACATGATCGTGTCTGGACACACGCTGACGACTTCCATTTGCATGGCCACCTGGCTCTTCTACAACAACTGCAACAAGAACGACGACCGGGACAGCGACGTCATTCTCTTCTACTACTTGCTCGACCAGGTCCGCTCTCGCTGGGCTCGGTGCCTTGCGCGCTGCAGATCCCGAGCGGGAAGAGGCGGACACAAGAAACTCAGAGACCAGATGCGCAAAGAACACTCAAAACCCGCGTCTGCGCGAGTCGCGTACAGTCGAAGTGGAGGTGGACGGACGCCTCTCCGTGGCTACGCGGAAGTCGCAGCGGACGGCCGAAGACCTGCCGACGAGGCCCccgatctgcatgcgtgtgaaAGCGTTGTGGAGAAGGAGGTTCTTCGAATCCAAACAGGCGACGGAGGGAGCTCTGGAGGCGGACGCCAATCGTCTGCAGTTCGAGGCGGTGAGGCCGGCAGCGTAAaagaggaactcgaggaaaTCGCTCTTAATGTCGAAAGCTCCTCTAGTCACCCGGAGTCTCCCCACTGGCTCACCAGcgagcaggaagaggaggtAGATGGGCAGCAGCTCGAGGTACCGGGAACTGTGAGGCTTGCGGAAGCAAAGCAGGAACTCTGTGCGACTTTTGGAGAGTCCAGCGAAGACTCTTGCACGCAGCAAAAGGAAACGGCCTTCTCTTTGCGTCGAGGAAAAGCGGACGGCGAAGTCCAGCTTGCATCGCGGATTGGAGACCGGTCTGCTGAGAGGCACACCTCGAAGTCGGTCACGAAAAAGAGCAAGACAAAGTCTTCTGGCGCATGGCTTCACTCCTGCTGGGCCAAAATGTGTGAATGGAATCTCCTGGGCGTCTACTGTGTTCTCCACGGAGCGGCGACAATCGTCGTCAtcgacttctccttctgtcacTACACCGTTGACGTTTGCTTCGGCCTTCTCGTCGGCTTCGCGATCTACACCGCGTACCATATGATTCTTTCTCTCATCTGGGTGGAGAAAGCCAACGCGGCATGGCTCGCAACTGTGGCGACCGGGGACGGCGCTGCGCCTTGCTCCGGGTGTCTAGACACGGAAACGTCCCGCCACTTCGGGAAGTCGCACGACGAGGTCGAAACCTTCAGACAGCAGTCAGGGTCATCAGGAGCGATGGAGACTACCAGAGCACATGCAGCGGCAGGGCGGAAATTCGATGGTCGCTCGTTGGTAGACGGGCTCCGAGGAGAAGTCTGCGACCCGCGAGCCGTTGCTGCAGCCGCGATTCTCGACTTCCCTCTCATTCGGATCTTCGCATTCTTGATCAGGAGACTGGAAGGTCTCGACTGA
- a CDS encoding histone lysine methyltransferase, SET, putative (encoded by transcript TGME49_246910~Gene product name based on ToxoDB Community Expert Annotation.): MATPALSPGACAGEFSPSTLLGSSPYFVMQKHPRVEARGFGLYSAMALPAGFRFYEESPACVLQHAMNKSLVRACCQCQRVVGHAGAQLRHLFAAANPEVLSDFDHLPSGTFPDSCFASVIECPGGCGEVYCSQECQRVHLERSHRFLCVGPLSETHPLVAFKRLCLEQTEILLLAAEAICAVVTHAVENVCFPFLSGGPQRPADSSLCDGVSEAAERAELLHREHSRVRELVGENAREVRTEAERLFRVLLDFAHDRWEFLGEDEGGLAEASIAHERKDVLDLACRQLFSAFSGDGTAGLPEGNPAAQQPGAQIVASFFQQSSELLSRIAGLLEKTNSHVVVASPLNAFFRGWLANAPLAGHSRDVLAFLLREKEVAMIRALGEEEDESDEEDEMEETPELVERRRQRRDLLSSRFADVPCEALLPESTADEKAQDPTCGKGNRIRELVRPHAFPDVHGTGFYPSIGRMNHSCAPNVRLEFPYGTNRVALVTTRPVQPGEELCISYVDGIETMSAEEREDALEVFGFKCSCDVCYRPR, encoded by the coding sequence ATGGCTACtcctgctctgtctcccggCGCGTGCGCTGGTGAGTTTTCGCCCTCGACCTTGCTCGGCTCTTCGCCATACTTTGTGATGCAGAAACACCCTCGCGTGGAGGCCCGGGgattcggcttatattcggcCATGGCTTTGCCGGCGGGGTTTCGGTTCTACGAGGAGTCTCCGGCGTGTGTTCTGCAGCATGCCATGAACAAGAGCCTGGTGCGCGCGTGTTGTCAGTGCCAGCGCGTCGTGGGTCATGCAGGGGCGCAGCTCCGGCACCTTTTTGCGGCGGCCAATCCGGAGGTTTTGTCGGACTTTGACCACTTGCCATCAGGCACATTCCCCGACTCGTGCTTTGCCTCCGTCATCGAGTGCCCTGGTGGCTGCGGGGAAGTGTACTGCTCCCAGGAGTGTCAGCGCGTGCACCTGGAGCGGAGCCACCGGTTTCTCTGTGTAGGACCTTTGAGCGAGACTCACCCGCTGGTCGCGTTCAAGAGACTCTGTCTGGAACAGACGGAAATTCTGCTTCTGGCTGCCGAGGCCATATGCGCCGTGGTGACGCACGCAGTGGAGAACGTGtgtttcccctttctctctggcggGCCGCAGCGTCCTGCGGACTCGTCGCTCTGCGACGGCGTATCAGAGGCGGCTGAGAGAGCTGAACTGCTGCATCGCGAGCACAGCCGCGTTCGGGAACTGGTCGGGGAGAACGCCCGAGAAGTCCGAACAGAGGCGGAGCGACTCTTCCGAGTCCTGCTGGATTTTGCGCACGACCGGTGGGAGTTTCTAGGGGAAGATGAGGGCGGCCTGGCGGAGGCGTCCATCGCGCATGAGAGGAAGGATGTGCTGGACCTCGCGTGTCGCCAACtgttctctgcgttttcaggCGATGGAACCGCTGGACTTCCGGAGGGAAATCCCGCCGCCCAACAGCCTGGCGCGCAAATTGTCGCCTCGTTTTTCCAGCAGTCAAGTGAACTTCTGTCGCGCATCGCAGGCTTGCTGGAGAAAACCAACTCGCACGTGGTGGTGGCGTCTCCGCTGAACGCGTTTTTCCGGGGGTGGCTCGCGAATGCCCCTCTCGCAGGGCATTCCCGAGACGTCCTTGCGTTTCTGCTGAGGGAAAAAGAAGTTGCGATGATCCGCGCGctcggagaagaggaagacgagtcagacgaagaagatgaaatGGAGGAAACGCCCGAGCTTGTCGAGCGCCGAAGACAGCGGCGGGACCTTCTGTCATCGCGGTTCGCCGACGTGCCCTGCGAGGCACTTTTGCCTGAAAGTACCGCGGACGAAAAGGCACAAGACCCAACATGCGGGAAGGGCAACCGGATTCGAGAGCTCGTCCGGCCACACGCTTTCCCCGATGTCCACGGAACTGGGTTCTACCCGTCTATAGGGCGAATGAACCACTCGTGTGCACCCAACGTCCGCCTCGAGTTCCCATACGGAACCAACAGAGTAGCGCTCGTGACAACGAGACCGGTACAGCCGGGAGAAGAGCTCTGCATTTCGTATGTGGACGGCATCGAAACAATGTCCGCCGAGGAACGGGAGGATGCTCTTGAAGTCTTCGGCTTCAAGTGCAGTTGTGACGTGTGCTACCGGCCTCGGTAG
- a CDS encoding glutathione reductase (encoded by transcript TGME49_246920), with amino-acid sequence MAAKMAAATRRHFDLFVIGGGSGGLACARRAATYNVRVGLADGNRLGGTCVNVGCVPKKVMWCVASVHETLHELKNFAFTVKEQPTFCWRTLKTNRDNYIKRLNNIYLNNLKNSGVTFFPAYARFAKPEAKTDGGLAHAIVLKSADGNEETVTADHVLIASGGRPAKAGIEGEEHTINSDGFFELEEMPQKVALLGAGYIAVEFAGVFAAMKCETHLFVRHERALRKFDDMISMRVDEFMRKAGVQIHPHSVAKAVRQEADKSLTLELTNGESFRGFDSVIVSVGRVPEVANLGLDVVGVKQRHGGYIVADEFQNTSVEQIYAVGDVSGKIELTPVAIAAGRRLADRLFGGLCNAKLDSACVPTVVFSHPPAACVGLTEAEAKATYGEKDIKVYTGTSVNLYYGAWPVAPEEKPKTFIKMICVKSQMLKVVGLHVVGMGADEMIQGFGVAMKMGATKADFDNCVAVHPTAAEEVVTLPPWGLSHKDL; translated from the exons ATGGCAGCGAAAATGGCCGCAGCAA CGCGACGACACTTTGACCTCTTCGTTATCGGAGGCGGCAGCGGAGGCCTTGCGTGCGCTCGACGCGCGGCAACGTACAACGTTCGGGTGGGTCTGGCCGACGGCAACAGACTCGGAGGCACCTGCGTAAATGTCGGATGTGTTCCGAAGAAG GTCATGTGGTGTGTAGCGTCGGTCCACGAGACACTGCACGAATTGAAGAATTTCGCTTTCACAGTGAAGGAGCAACCGACTTTCTGCTGGCGCACGTtgaagacgaacagagacaacTACATAAAGAGACTCAACAACATTTACCTGAACAATCTGAAGAACAGCGGCGTGACCTTCTTCCCTGCCTACGCAAGATTCGCAAAGCCGGAGGCGAAGACCGACGGCGGGCTCGCCCACGCAATCGTTTTAAAAAGTGCAgatggaaacgaagagaccgTTACCGCTGACCACGTCCTCATCGCTTCGG gTGGTCGGCCTGCAAAAGCTGGAatcgagggagaagagcacaCGATCAACAGTGACGGATTCTTCGAGTTGGAGGAAATGCCGCAGAAGGTTGCTCTCCTCGGCGCAGGATACATCGCCGTGGAATTCGCGGGCGTTTTCGCTGCGATGAAGTGCGAGACTCACCTCTTTGTCCGGCACGAAAGAGCTCTGAGGAAATTCGACGACATGATCAGCATGCGTGTAGACGAATTTATGAGGAAAGCCGGGGTACAG ATCCACCCACACAGCGTCGCGAAGGCGGTCCGCCAGGAGGCAGACAAGTCGCTGACTTTGGAGTTGACAAACGGAGAATCTTTTCGGGGCTTCGATTCCGTTATTGTATCTGTTGGCCGCGTCCCCGAAGTCGCGAATCTGGGTCTCGACGTGGTGGGCGTGAAACAACGGCACGGAGGGTACATCGTTGCAGATGAATTCCAGAATACCTCTGTCGAGCAGATCTACGCTGTCGGAGATGTTAGTGGAAAG ATTGAACTAACTCCCGTTGCGATAGCGGCCGGACGGCGACTCGCAGACCGCCTTTTCGGCGGCCTTTGCAACGCCAAGCTCGACAGCGCATGCGTGCCTACCGTTGTTTTCTCGCATCCTCCGGCCGCATGCGTGGGCCTGACAGaagcggaggcgaaggcgaccTATGGGGAGAAAGACATCAAG GTGTATACAGGAACAAGTGTGAACCTTTACTACGGCGCCTGGCCCGTCGCTCCCGAAGAAAAACCGAAAACGTTCATCAAAATGATCTGCGTGAAAAGCCAGATGCTCAAAGTCGTCGGCCTCCATGTAGTCGGCATGGGTGCAGACGAAATGATTCAAGGATTCGGTGTGGCGATGAAAATG gGAGCGACTAAAGCAGACTTTGACAACTGCGTGGCTGTTCACCCGACCGCTGCTGAAGAGGTCGTTACTCTGCCTCCGTGGGGACTCTCACATAAAGATTTGTAa